A DNA window from Chiroxiphia lanceolata isolate bChiLan1 chromosome 6, bChiLan1.pri, whole genome shotgun sequence contains the following coding sequences:
- the LMO1 gene encoding rhombotin-1 isoform X2: MMVLDKEDGVPMLSVQPKGKQKGCAGCNRKIKDRYLLKALDKYWHEDCLKCACCDCRLGEVGSTLYTKANLILCRRDYLRLFGTTGNCAACSKLIPAFEMVMRARDNVYHLDCFACQLCNQRFCVGDKFFLKNNMILCQMDYEEGQLNGSFESQVL, translated from the exons GTGTGCCGATGTTATCCGTACAACCcaaagggaagcagaagggctgtgctggctgcaacCGAAAGATCAAGGACCGGTACCTGCTGAAGGCTCTGGATAAGTATTGGCATGAAGACTGTTTAAAGTGTGCCTGCTGTGACTGTCGTCTTGGAGAGGTTGGATCAACTCTTTACACAAAAGCAAATCTCATTCTTTGCCGCAGAGATTACCTGAG GCTCTTTGGTACCACCGGGAATTGTGCTGCCTGCAGTAAACTGATCCCTGCCTTTGAGATGGTGATGAGGGCCAGAGATAATGTTTACCATTTGGACTGCTTTGCCTGTCAGCTCTGCAACCAGCG GTTCTGTGTGGGAGACAAATTTTTCCTGAAGAACAACATGATCTTGTGTCAGATGGACTATGAGGAAGGGCAGCTGAACGGGAGCTTCGAGTCCCAG GTGCTTTGA
- the LMO1 gene encoding rhombotin-1 isoform X3, protein MMVLDKEDGVPMLSVQPKGKQKGCAGCNRKIKDRYLLKALDKYWHEDCLKCACCDCRLGEVGSTLYTKANLILCRRDYLRLFGTTGNCAACSKLIPAFEMVMRARDNVYHLDCFACQLCNQRFCVGDKFFLKNNMILCQMDYEEGQLNGSFESQR, encoded by the exons GTGTGCCGATGTTATCCGTACAACCcaaagggaagcagaagggctgtgctggctgcaacCGAAAGATCAAGGACCGGTACCTGCTGAAGGCTCTGGATAAGTATTGGCATGAAGACTGTTTAAAGTGTGCCTGCTGTGACTGTCGTCTTGGAGAGGTTGGATCAACTCTTTACACAAAAGCAAATCTCATTCTTTGCCGCAGAGATTACCTGAG GCTCTTTGGTACCACCGGGAATTGTGCTGCCTGCAGTAAACTGATCCCTGCCTTTGAGATGGTGATGAGGGCCAGAGATAATGTTTACCATTTGGACTGCTTTGCCTGTCAGCTCTGCAACCAGCG GTTCTGTGTGGGAGACAAATTTTTCCTGAAGAACAACATGATCTTGTGTCAGATGGACTATGAGGAAGGGCAGCTGAACGGGAGCTTCGAGTCCCAG CGATGA